The Triticum aestivum cultivar Chinese Spring chromosome 3A, IWGSC CS RefSeq v2.1, whole genome shotgun sequence genome includes a region encoding these proteins:
- the LOC123059042 gene encoding uncharacterized protein: protein MNGGIGGTAEGAPHPSTDWGPIIVAVILFVVLSPGLLFQLPARTRVVELGNMATSAIAILVHAVIFFCILTLVVVAIGVHVYAA from the coding sequence ATGAACGGGGGCATCGGGGGCACGGCGGAGGGGGCGCCGCACCCGAGCACGGACTGGGGCCCGATCATCGTGGCGGTGATCCTCTTCGTGGTGCTGTCGCCGGGGCTGCTGTTCCAGCTGCCGGCCAGGACCAGGGTGGTGGAGCTCGGCAACATGGCCACCAGCGCCATCGCCATCCTCGTCCACGCCGTCATCTTCTTCTGCATCCtcaccctcgtcgtcgtcgccaTCGGCGTGCACGTGTACGCCGCCTAG